In Streptomyces camelliae, the sequence GTGACCATCCCGTCCGGGTGCTCGGCCACGCTGAGCTTCTACCTGCACATCGACACCGCCGAGACCTCCACCAGCACCGCATACGACACCCTCAAGGTTCAGGTGCTGAACAGCTCGGGCACGGTCCTGGGCACCCTGGCCACGTACTCGAACCTCAACGCGGCCTCCGGTTACACCCAGCGCAGCTTCGACCTCAGCAGCTACGCCGGGCAGACCGTCACGCTGAAGTTCACCGGCACCGAGGGCTCCCAGTACCAGACGTCCTTCGTCGTGGACGACACCGCGCTCAACGTCGCCTGAGCCGAACAGCGGTACGGGGGCGGGCCGTCCGGGCCCGCCCCCGCTCCGTATGTCCGTCATGCCGCCGGGACCGTCCGCTCCGGTGTGTGCCAGCCGGTGCCCCGCACACTCGGCGCCGAGCCGTGCAGATCGGCCGTGCGGTACGCCGCGGGCAGCGTCGCCGTCGTGGTCGACAGCCCGTCCGACGCGCTCGTGGCCGCCGTCACCGAGACCGGCACCCGGGCCGTCGAGGAGAGCCCCTTGAGGTCGGCCTGGCCGGACCGCGTTCGCGTCGGTCTTCACCTGCCTGCTCGGCGGCTCCCGCGTCCTCCACGGGTGTGATCACCGCGGTCGGCTTCCTGATCGGCCGGCGCACCGACCTCGCCGCGCTGATCCAGTTGCTCACCACGGTCATGGTGATCGTCCAGGCGCTGCGGGCGCGGCGAAGGCCGGTCCACCCGGGCGGACCGGCCTCACCTGGTCACCTGTCCTTCCTCGCCTCTTCCTCTTCCTTCTCTCTCGCGTCTCCAGCTACGGCCTGGGTGTGCTCTTCGCCGCCGTGCCGGCGCAGAGCAGTCCGAGGAGAAGCGCCAGGGCGCCGATGACGACGTTGTTGATGATCACGCCCTTGTCCGGGCCGCTGCCCACGATCCACGGGGCGATGATCAGCCAGACGCCCATGGCGCACATGGCCCAGCTGAGGCCGTACATCCGCTCGGGGGCCCTGGTGAAACCGAGTGCCAGCAGGCCGATCGCTATGCCCATGATCAGGTTGTGGGTCATGAGCGCCGGCTGGCTCGCCGTGTAGTGCACGATCCACGGTGATGCCGCGCAGTACAGGCCGAGCAGGAACACCGGCCCGTCCACGAGCGCCACATCACGACCGCCGAGCATGCGGGCGTAGCGTGCCCGCATTTCGGAGACATCGGGGTGA encodes:
- a CDS encoding SPW repeat protein is translated as MANVSHRGDMTTHPDVSEMRARYARMLGGRDVALVDGPVFLLGLYCAASPWIVHYTASQPALMTHNLIMGIAIGLLALGFTRAPERMYGLSWAMCAMGVWLIIAPWIVGSGPDKGVIINNVVIGALALLLGLLCAGTAAKSTPRP